From Rhododendron vialii isolate Sample 1 chromosome 10a, ASM3025357v1, the proteins below share one genomic window:
- the LOC131304373 gene encoding uncharacterized protein LOC131304373: MKWAMRRTLMKMSFMYNRSPLLRGLLPLLPPAPSSNLRSPRPKGLWMLTSPLTPEIEVENRRSGKQPKVDDNTPQKKLLKEQAHQAIARWIYDAGIPLNVVNMESFEPMIEAIGQYGPGLTPPTYYQVCVPLLKKEVENVNKQMEDHKKEREENGCTLMCDGWTDRKNRSLINFLVNCPKGSMFIESVDASSRSTTGDSMYRLLDEYVERIGEANVVQIVTDSAAYNKMAGKLLMAKRPHLYWTPCAAHCLDLMLEDIFKLPYLKRTWERAIKVHGYIYNRPTLLNMVRHFTQRKELIKPAKTHFATACLTLQRVHQQKNNLRKMFTSEAWSKSKWAKEADGKKVAEIMLSPSFWNNVLLALRFACPLVKVLRLVDGEEKPAMGYIYEAMDRAKETIINTFGGDEDKYKTVFEIIDVRWEVQLHQPLHAAGYYLNPAFF, from the exons ATGAAATGGGCAATGAGGAGGACATTGATGAAGATGAGTTTTATGTACAATCGAAGCCCCCTCCTAAGAGGCCTGCTGCCACTGCTACCTCCGGCTCCAAGTTCCAACTTAAGAAGCCCAAGACCAAAGGGCCTATGGATGCTCACATCACCCCTGACTCCAGAGATCGAGGTAGAGAATAGGAGAAGTGGTAAACAACCTAAAGTTGACGATAATACACCGCAAAAGAAGTTATTGAAAGAGCAAGCTCATCAAGCTATTGCGAGGTGGATTTACGATGCTGGAATACCTCTCAATGTTGTCAATATGGAGTCCTTTGAACCGATGATTGAGGCTATTGGGCAATATGGCCCTGGTTTAACACCGCCAACTTATTATCAAGTGTGTGTCCCTCTTCTTAAAAAAGAGGTGGAAAATGTGAACAAACAAATGGAAGACCataagaaggagagagaggaaaatggatGCACTCTTATGTGTGATGGATGGACGGATCGAAAGAATAGGTCATTGATAAATTTTTTGGTTAACTGTCCTAAAGGTAGCATGTTCATTGAATCGGTTGATGCATCAAGTCGTTCCACAACTGGGGACAGCATGTATAGGTTGCTTGACGAGTATGTGGAGCGAATCGGAGAAGCTAATGTGGTCCAAATTGTCACGGATAGTGCCGCATACAATAAGATGGCAG GGAAGTTGTTAATGGCAAAAAGACCACATTTGTATTGGACTCCATGTGCTGCCCATTGTTTGGATTTAATGTTAGAAGACATTTTCAAGTTGCCATATTTGAAGAGGACATGGGAAAGGGCGATCAAGGTACACGGTTATATCTATAACCGTCCGACATTGTTGAACATGGTGAGACACTTTACCCAAAGAAAAGAGTTGATTAAGCCAGCAAAGACTCATTTTGCAACAGCTTGTTTGACTTTACAAAGGGTTCATCAACAAAAGAATAACCTAAGAAAGATGTTCACATCAGAGGCTTGGAGTAAAAGCAAGTGGGCAAAGGAGGCGGATGGTAAAAAGGTAGCAGAAATAATGTTGTCGCCATCATTTTGGAACAATGTCTTGCTGGCCCTAAGATTTGCATGTCCTCTTGTTAAAGTACTTCGTTTGGTTGATGGTGAAGAAAAACCCGCAATGGGATACATCTACGAGGCCATGGATAGGGCCAAAGAAACTATTATAAACACGTTTGGCGGAGACGAAGACAAGTATAAAACTGTGTTTGAAATCATTGATGTGAGGTGGGAAGTGCAATTGCATCAACCTTTGCATGCAGCAGGCTACTATTTGAACCCTGCATTTTTTTAG